The Strigops habroptila isolate Jane chromosome 8, bStrHab1.2.pri, whole genome shotgun sequence genome includes a window with the following:
- the SAP130 gene encoding histone deacetylase complex subunit SAP130 isoform X2, whose protein sequence is MSSQQFPRSGAPPAGLGPAPPPIAASGSAGLIAPAATVSDESSRDSEVAPREHIGPGSSIQPREEKQEPVVVRPYPQVQMLTQHHPVQSGAPVTVTAPPAHLTPAVPLSFSDGLMKPPLKPTMPSRPIAPAPPSTLSAPTKVPGQVTVTMESNIPQAPTIPVATISGQQGHPSNLHHIMATNVQMSIIRSSAPGPPLHIGASHLPRGAAAAAVMSSSKVTTVLRPASQLPNAATAQPAVQHIIHQPIQSRPPVTTSSTIPPAVVATVSATRAQSPVITTTAAHATESTLSRPTLSIQQHPPSAAISIQRPAQPRDTATRITLPSHPAIGTQKPQLHTMAQKTIFSTGTPVAAATVAPILATNTIASATTAGSVSHTQAPTSTIVTMTMPSHSSHATAVTTSNIPVAKVVPQQITHTSPRIQSDYTAERSNLIPLSSHRASPNPVAMETRNDNRQSVPVQFQYFLPTYPPSAYPLTAHTYTPITSSVSTIRQYPVSAQAPNSAITAQTGVGVASTVHLNPMQLMTVDASHARHIQGIQPAPISAQGIQPAPISAQGIQPAPIGTQGLHPAAPIGTQGLQPAPISAQQPQADTKTSVVLADGATIVANPISNTFNTASAATTVVQTHSQSASASAPAQGSSPRPSILRKKPTTDGLAVRKSLIPPQPPEVASTRVENTMRSTSGSPRPAGAKPKPEIHVSMATPVTVSMEAVPNQGGEQPTIAVPPTSQQPPSAIPTIIAAASPTSQPAAALSSIPGAVPAAPPTSTTIVAAPAPPSTMSGALSAVLGPAVPEIKIKEEVEPMDIMRPVSAVPPLTTSTVSPSLALLANNLSMPPSDLPPGASPRKKPRKQQHVISTEEGDMMETNSTDDEKSTAKNLLVKAEKRKSPPKEYIDEEGVRYVPVRPRPPITLLRHYRNPWKAAYHHFQRYSDVRVKEEKKAMLQEIANQKGVSCRAQGWKVHLCAAQLLQLTNLEHDVYERLTALQEGLIPKKKAATDDDLHRINELIQGNMQRCKLVMDQINEARDSMLKVLDHKDRVLKLLNKNGTVKKVSKLKRKEKV, encoded by the exons ATGAGCTCGCAGCAGTTCCCCCGCTCGGGCGCGCCGCCCGCCGGCCTGGGACCAGCGCCGCCGCCCATCGCCGCCAGCGGCTCCGCCGGGCTCATCGCCCCCGCCGCCACAG TGAGCGATGAATCCAGTCGTGACTCGGAAGTTGCTCCTAGAGAGCACATCGGTCCCGGCAGCTCCATACAGCCTcgagaggaaaagcaggaacCAGTGGTGGTCCGGCCGTATCCACAGGTTCAGATGTTGACACAGCACCACCCTGTCCAGTCTGGTGCCCCGGTGACAGTGACAGCGCCACCAGCACATCTGACTCCAGCTGTGCCACTTTCCTTTTCAGACGGACTTATGAAG CCTCCCTTGAAGCCCACCATGCCCAGCCGGCCCATTGCTCCTGCTCCACCCTCTACCCTCTCAGCTCCCACAAAGGTTCCTGGGCAAGTTACTGTGACCATGGAAAGCAACATACCACAGGCTCCAACAATTCCTGTGGCAACCATCAGTGGGCAGCAG GGGCATCCTAGTAACTTGCATCATATCATGGCTACCAACGTGCAGATGTCCATCATCAGAAGTAGTGCTCCTGGGCCTCCGCTACACATTGGAGCATCTCACCTACCCCGAG GTGCAGCGGCTGCTGCAGTGATGTCCAGTTCTAAAGTAACCACAGTCCTGAGACCAGCTTCACAGTTGCCAAACGCAGCTACAGCTCAGCCAGCAGTTCAGCACATCATCCATCAGCCAATCCAG TCTCGTCCTCCTGTGACAACATCAAGCACTATTCCTCCTGCTGTGGTGGCAACTGTCTCGGCCACGAGAGCTCAGTCCCCTGTTATAACTACAACAGCAGCACATGCTACAGAGTCAACCCTCAG tcGACCCACACTGTCTATCCAGCAGCACCCGCCTTCTGCAGCTATTAGCATCCAGCGGCCTGCCCAGCCGCGGGACACAGCCACCCGGATCACACTACCATCTCATCCAGCTATAGGAACGCAGAAGCCACAGCTCCACACCATGGCTCAG AAAACCATTTTCAGTACTGGTActcctgtggcagcagcaacagTGGCGCCTATTTTGGCAACAAATACCATTGCTTCAGCGACCACAGCTG gTTCTGTGTCTCACACCCAAGCGCCTACAAGCACTATTGTCACCATGACAATGCCCTCCCATTCTTCCCATGCTACAGCTGTCACAACCTCAAACATCCCAGTTG CTAAAGTGGTTCCTCAGCAAATCACACATACTTCTCCCCGGATCCAGTCTGATTACACAGCAGAGAGGAGTAATCTCATACCCCTCTCCAGTCACCGGGCATCTCCAAACCCAGTAGCAATGGAAACCAGAAATGACAACAG GCAGTCGGTGCCTGTCCAGTTCCAGTATTTCTTACCAACATACCCACCCTCTGCCTACCCTCTGACTGCACACACCTATACCCCCATCACCAGCTCAGTGTCCACCATCCGCCAGTATCCAG TTTCAGCCCAGGCGCCCAACTCTGCCATCACGGCTCAGACTGGCGTTGGAGTGGCCTCCACTGTGCACCTCAACCCCATGCAGCTGATGACTGTAGATGCATCTCATGCCCGGCACATCCAGGGGATCCAGCCGGCACCCATCAGTGCGCAGGGGATCCAGCCAGCGCCAATCAGTGCCCAGGGCATTCAGCCAGCACCAATCGGGACGCAAGGACTCCACCCCGCTGCACCAATTGGCAcacaggggctgcagccagcaccaATCAGTGCTCAGCAGCCACAAGCTGACACCAAGACTTCAG TAGTCTTGGCAGATGGAGCCACCATTGTAGCCAATCCTATTAGCAACACATTCAACACGGCTTCTGCAGCAACTACGGTCGTGCAAACCCATAGCCAGAGTGCCAGTGCCAGTGCACCAGCCCAGGGCTCTTCCCCACGCCCAAGCATCCTCCGGAAGAAACCAACAACAGATGG GCTGGCAGTCCGGAAAAGCTTAATTCCACCTCAGCCACCTGAAGTAGCTAGCACACGTGTAGAGAATACCATGCGAAGCACATCTGGATCACCAAGGCCTGCAGG TGCCAAGCCAAAACCTGAAATTCACGTGTCCATGGCCACTCCAGTCACTGTGTCTATGGAGGCAGTGCCTAACCAAGGCGGTGAGCAGCCCACCATTGCGgtcccccccacctcccagcaGCCCCCCTCTGCCATTCCGACCATCATCGCAGCAGCCAGTCCCACCTCGCAGCCTGCAGCAGCGCTCTCCAGCATTCCAGGAGCTGTCCCGGCCGCTCCACCTACTTCTACTACGATTGTGGCAGCACCTGCTCCTCCATCAACCATGAGTGGTGCCCTGTCAGCGGTGCTGGGTCCTGCGGTGCCagagataaaaatcaaagaGGAAGTGGAGCCTATGGACATCATGCGGCCAGTATCTG CGGTCCCTCCTTTGACTACCAGTACTGTGTCTCCGTCTTTGGCATTGCTGGCCAACAACCTTTCAATGCCTCCAAGTGATTTGCCACCTGGTGCCTCCCCGAGGAAGAAACCCCGTAAGCAGCAGCATGTCATCTCCACAGAGGAAGGGGACATGATGGAAACAAACAGCACTGATGATGAGAAATCCACTGCCAAAAATTTGCTGgtgaaggcagagaagagaaagtcaCCTCCAAAGGAGTATATAG ATGAGGAAGGTGTAAGATACGTCCCTGTGCGTCCAAGGCCGCCTATCACACTGCTCCGTCATTATCGCAATCCTTGGAAAGCTGCCTACCACCACTTCCAGAGATACAGCGATGTGCGGGTAAAAG AAGAGAAGAAGGCTATGCTGCAGGAGATTGCCAATCAGAAGGGTGTATCCTGTCGCGCACAAGGGTGGAAGGTCCATCTCTGTGCGGCACAGCTACTGCAGCTG ACAAACCTGGAGCACGATGTGTATGAGAGACTGACTGCCCTGCAGGAGGGACTCATCCCTAAGAAAAAGGCAGCGACCGACGACGACTTGCATCGAATCAATGAACTGATACAG GGGAATATGCAGAGGTGTAAACTCGTGATGGATCAAATCAATGAGGCTCGAGACTCCATGCTAAAGGTCTTGGATCACAAAGATCGTGTTTTGAAGCTTCTAAACAAGAATGGAACTGTCAAGAAAGTGTCCAAATTAAAGCGAAAGGAGAAGGTCTAA
- the SAP130 gene encoding histone deacetylase complex subunit SAP130 isoform X1 has product MSSQQFPRSGAPPAGLGPAPPPIAASGSAGLIAPAATVSDESSRDSEVAPREHIGPGSSIQPREEKQEPVVVRPYPQVQMLTQHHPVQSGAPVTVTAPPAHLTPAVPLSFSDGLMKPPLKPTMPSRPIAPAPPSTLSAPTKVPGQVTVTMESNIPQAPTIPVATISGQQGHPSNLHHIMATNVQMSIIRSSAPGPPLHIGASHLPRGAAAAAVMSSSKVTTVLRPASQLPNAATAQPAVQHIIHQPIQSRPPVTTSSTIPPAVVATVSATRAQSPVITTTAAHATESTLSRPTLSIQQHPPSAAISIQRPAQPRDTATRITLPSHPAIGTQKPQLHTMAQKTIFSTGTPVAAATVAPILATNTIASATTAGSVSHTQAPTSTIVTMTMPSHSSHATAVTTSNIPVAKVVPQQITHTSPRIQSDYTAERSNLIPLSSHRASPNPVAMETRNDNRQSVPVQFQYFLPTYPPSAYPLTAHTYTPITSSVSTIRQYPVSAQAPNSAITAQTGVGVASTVHLNPMQLMTVDASHARHIQGIQPAPISAQGIQPAPISAQGIQPAPIGTQGLHPAAPIGTQGLQPAPISAQQPQADTKTSAVVLADGATIVANPISNTFNTASAATTVVQTHSQSASASAPAQGSSPRPSILRKKPTTDGLAVRKSLIPPQPPEVASTRVENTMRSTSGSPRPAGAKPKPEIHVSMATPVTVSMEAVPNQGGEQPTIAVPPTSQQPPSAIPTIIAAASPTSQPAAALSSIPGAVPAAPPTSTTIVAAPAPPSTMSGALSAVLGPAVPEIKIKEEVEPMDIMRPVSAVPPLTTSTVSPSLALLANNLSMPPSDLPPGASPRKKPRKQQHVISTEEGDMMETNSTDDEKSTAKNLLVKAEKRKSPPKEYIDEEGVRYVPVRPRPPITLLRHYRNPWKAAYHHFQRYSDVRVKEEKKAMLQEIANQKGVSCRAQGWKVHLCAAQLLQLTNLEHDVYERLTALQEGLIPKKKAATDDDLHRINELIQGNMQRCKLVMDQINEARDSMLKVLDHKDRVLKLLNKNGTVKKVSKLKRKEKV; this is encoded by the exons ATGAGCTCGCAGCAGTTCCCCCGCTCGGGCGCGCCGCCCGCCGGCCTGGGACCAGCGCCGCCGCCCATCGCCGCCAGCGGCTCCGCCGGGCTCATCGCCCCCGCCGCCACAG TGAGCGATGAATCCAGTCGTGACTCGGAAGTTGCTCCTAGAGAGCACATCGGTCCCGGCAGCTCCATACAGCCTcgagaggaaaagcaggaacCAGTGGTGGTCCGGCCGTATCCACAGGTTCAGATGTTGACACAGCACCACCCTGTCCAGTCTGGTGCCCCGGTGACAGTGACAGCGCCACCAGCACATCTGACTCCAGCTGTGCCACTTTCCTTTTCAGACGGACTTATGAAG CCTCCCTTGAAGCCCACCATGCCCAGCCGGCCCATTGCTCCTGCTCCACCCTCTACCCTCTCAGCTCCCACAAAGGTTCCTGGGCAAGTTACTGTGACCATGGAAAGCAACATACCACAGGCTCCAACAATTCCTGTGGCAACCATCAGTGGGCAGCAG GGGCATCCTAGTAACTTGCATCATATCATGGCTACCAACGTGCAGATGTCCATCATCAGAAGTAGTGCTCCTGGGCCTCCGCTACACATTGGAGCATCTCACCTACCCCGAG GTGCAGCGGCTGCTGCAGTGATGTCCAGTTCTAAAGTAACCACAGTCCTGAGACCAGCTTCACAGTTGCCAAACGCAGCTACAGCTCAGCCAGCAGTTCAGCACATCATCCATCAGCCAATCCAG TCTCGTCCTCCTGTGACAACATCAAGCACTATTCCTCCTGCTGTGGTGGCAACTGTCTCGGCCACGAGAGCTCAGTCCCCTGTTATAACTACAACAGCAGCACATGCTACAGAGTCAACCCTCAG tcGACCCACACTGTCTATCCAGCAGCACCCGCCTTCTGCAGCTATTAGCATCCAGCGGCCTGCCCAGCCGCGGGACACAGCCACCCGGATCACACTACCATCTCATCCAGCTATAGGAACGCAGAAGCCACAGCTCCACACCATGGCTCAG AAAACCATTTTCAGTACTGGTActcctgtggcagcagcaacagTGGCGCCTATTTTGGCAACAAATACCATTGCTTCAGCGACCACAGCTG gTTCTGTGTCTCACACCCAAGCGCCTACAAGCACTATTGTCACCATGACAATGCCCTCCCATTCTTCCCATGCTACAGCTGTCACAACCTCAAACATCCCAGTTG CTAAAGTGGTTCCTCAGCAAATCACACATACTTCTCCCCGGATCCAGTCTGATTACACAGCAGAGAGGAGTAATCTCATACCCCTCTCCAGTCACCGGGCATCTCCAAACCCAGTAGCAATGGAAACCAGAAATGACAACAG GCAGTCGGTGCCTGTCCAGTTCCAGTATTTCTTACCAACATACCCACCCTCTGCCTACCCTCTGACTGCACACACCTATACCCCCATCACCAGCTCAGTGTCCACCATCCGCCAGTATCCAG TTTCAGCCCAGGCGCCCAACTCTGCCATCACGGCTCAGACTGGCGTTGGAGTGGCCTCCACTGTGCACCTCAACCCCATGCAGCTGATGACTGTAGATGCATCTCATGCCCGGCACATCCAGGGGATCCAGCCGGCACCCATCAGTGCGCAGGGGATCCAGCCAGCGCCAATCAGTGCCCAGGGCATTCAGCCAGCACCAATCGGGACGCAAGGACTCCACCCCGCTGCACCAATTGGCAcacaggggctgcagccagcaccaATCAGTGCTCAGCAGCCACAAGCTGACACCAAGACTTCAG CAGTAGTCTTGGCAGATGGAGCCACCATTGTAGCCAATCCTATTAGCAACACATTCAACACGGCTTCTGCAGCAACTACGGTCGTGCAAACCCATAGCCAGAGTGCCAGTGCCAGTGCACCAGCCCAGGGCTCTTCCCCACGCCCAAGCATCCTCCGGAAGAAACCAACAACAGATGG GCTGGCAGTCCGGAAAAGCTTAATTCCACCTCAGCCACCTGAAGTAGCTAGCACACGTGTAGAGAATACCATGCGAAGCACATCTGGATCACCAAGGCCTGCAGG TGCCAAGCCAAAACCTGAAATTCACGTGTCCATGGCCACTCCAGTCACTGTGTCTATGGAGGCAGTGCCTAACCAAGGCGGTGAGCAGCCCACCATTGCGgtcccccccacctcccagcaGCCCCCCTCTGCCATTCCGACCATCATCGCAGCAGCCAGTCCCACCTCGCAGCCTGCAGCAGCGCTCTCCAGCATTCCAGGAGCTGTCCCGGCCGCTCCACCTACTTCTACTACGATTGTGGCAGCACCTGCTCCTCCATCAACCATGAGTGGTGCCCTGTCAGCGGTGCTGGGTCCTGCGGTGCCagagataaaaatcaaagaGGAAGTGGAGCCTATGGACATCATGCGGCCAGTATCTG CGGTCCCTCCTTTGACTACCAGTACTGTGTCTCCGTCTTTGGCATTGCTGGCCAACAACCTTTCAATGCCTCCAAGTGATTTGCCACCTGGTGCCTCCCCGAGGAAGAAACCCCGTAAGCAGCAGCATGTCATCTCCACAGAGGAAGGGGACATGATGGAAACAAACAGCACTGATGATGAGAAATCCACTGCCAAAAATTTGCTGgtgaaggcagagaagagaaagtcaCCTCCAAAGGAGTATATAG ATGAGGAAGGTGTAAGATACGTCCCTGTGCGTCCAAGGCCGCCTATCACACTGCTCCGTCATTATCGCAATCCTTGGAAAGCTGCCTACCACCACTTCCAGAGATACAGCGATGTGCGGGTAAAAG AAGAGAAGAAGGCTATGCTGCAGGAGATTGCCAATCAGAAGGGTGTATCCTGTCGCGCACAAGGGTGGAAGGTCCATCTCTGTGCGGCACAGCTACTGCAGCTG ACAAACCTGGAGCACGATGTGTATGAGAGACTGACTGCCCTGCAGGAGGGACTCATCCCTAAGAAAAAGGCAGCGACCGACGACGACTTGCATCGAATCAATGAACTGATACAG GGGAATATGCAGAGGTGTAAACTCGTGATGGATCAAATCAATGAGGCTCGAGACTCCATGCTAAAGGTCTTGGATCACAAAGATCGTGTTTTGAAGCTTCTAAACAAGAATGGAACTGTCAAGAAAGTGTCCAAATTAAAGCGAAAGGAGAAGGTCTAA
- the SAP130 gene encoding histone deacetylase complex subunit SAP130 isoform X3, which translates to MSSQQFPRSGAPPAGLGPAPPPIAASGSAGLIAPAATVSDESSRDSEVAPREHIGPGSSIQPREEKQEPVVVRPYPQVQMLTQHHPVQSGAPVTVTAPPAHLTPAVPLSFSDGLMKPPLKPTMPSRPIAPAPPSTLSAPTKVPGQVTVTMESNIPQAPTIPVATISGQQGHPSNLHHIMATNVQMSIIRSSAPGPPLHIGASHLPRGAAAAAVMSSSKVTTVLRPASQLPNAATAQPAVQHIIHQPIQSRPPVTTSSTIPPAVVATVSATRAQSPVITTTAAHATESTLSRPTLSIQQHPPSAAISIQRPAQPRDTATRITLPSHPAIGTQKPQLHTMAQKTIFSTGTPVAAATVAPILATNTIASATTAGSVSHTQAPTSTIVTMTMPSHSSHATAVTTSNIPVAKVVPQQITHTSPRIQSDYTAERSNLIPLSSHRASPNPVAMETRNDNRQSVPVQFQYFLPTYPPSAYPLTAHTYTPITSSVSTIRQYPVSAQAPNSAITAQTGVGVASTVHLNPMQLMTVDASHARHIQGIQPAPISAQGIQPAPISAQGIQPAPIGTQGLHPAAPIGTQGLQPAPISAQQPQADTKTSAVVLADGATIVANPISNTFNTASAATTVVQTHSQSASASAPAQGSSPRPSILRKKPTTDGLAVRKSLIPPQPPEVASTRVENTMRSTSGSPRPAGAKPKPEIHVSMATPVTVSMEAVPNQGGEQPTIAVPPTSQQPPSAIPTIIAAASPTSQPAAALSSIPGAVPAAPPTSTTIVAAPAPPSTMSGALSAVLGPAVPEIKIKEEVEPMDIMRPVSAVPPLTTSTVSPSLALLANNLSMPPSDLPPGASPRKKPRKQQHVISTEEGDMMETNSTDDEKSTAKNLLVKAEKRKSPPKEYIDEEGVRYVPVRPRPPITLLRHYRNPWKAAYHHFQRYSDVRVKEEKKAMLQEIANQKGVSCRAQGWKVHLCAAQLLQLV; encoded by the exons ATGAGCTCGCAGCAGTTCCCCCGCTCGGGCGCGCCGCCCGCCGGCCTGGGACCAGCGCCGCCGCCCATCGCCGCCAGCGGCTCCGCCGGGCTCATCGCCCCCGCCGCCACAG TGAGCGATGAATCCAGTCGTGACTCGGAAGTTGCTCCTAGAGAGCACATCGGTCCCGGCAGCTCCATACAGCCTcgagaggaaaagcaggaacCAGTGGTGGTCCGGCCGTATCCACAGGTTCAGATGTTGACACAGCACCACCCTGTCCAGTCTGGTGCCCCGGTGACAGTGACAGCGCCACCAGCACATCTGACTCCAGCTGTGCCACTTTCCTTTTCAGACGGACTTATGAAG CCTCCCTTGAAGCCCACCATGCCCAGCCGGCCCATTGCTCCTGCTCCACCCTCTACCCTCTCAGCTCCCACAAAGGTTCCTGGGCAAGTTACTGTGACCATGGAAAGCAACATACCACAGGCTCCAACAATTCCTGTGGCAACCATCAGTGGGCAGCAG GGGCATCCTAGTAACTTGCATCATATCATGGCTACCAACGTGCAGATGTCCATCATCAGAAGTAGTGCTCCTGGGCCTCCGCTACACATTGGAGCATCTCACCTACCCCGAG GTGCAGCGGCTGCTGCAGTGATGTCCAGTTCTAAAGTAACCACAGTCCTGAGACCAGCTTCACAGTTGCCAAACGCAGCTACAGCTCAGCCAGCAGTTCAGCACATCATCCATCAGCCAATCCAG TCTCGTCCTCCTGTGACAACATCAAGCACTATTCCTCCTGCTGTGGTGGCAACTGTCTCGGCCACGAGAGCTCAGTCCCCTGTTATAACTACAACAGCAGCACATGCTACAGAGTCAACCCTCAG tcGACCCACACTGTCTATCCAGCAGCACCCGCCTTCTGCAGCTATTAGCATCCAGCGGCCTGCCCAGCCGCGGGACACAGCCACCCGGATCACACTACCATCTCATCCAGCTATAGGAACGCAGAAGCCACAGCTCCACACCATGGCTCAG AAAACCATTTTCAGTACTGGTActcctgtggcagcagcaacagTGGCGCCTATTTTGGCAACAAATACCATTGCTTCAGCGACCACAGCTG gTTCTGTGTCTCACACCCAAGCGCCTACAAGCACTATTGTCACCATGACAATGCCCTCCCATTCTTCCCATGCTACAGCTGTCACAACCTCAAACATCCCAGTTG CTAAAGTGGTTCCTCAGCAAATCACACATACTTCTCCCCGGATCCAGTCTGATTACACAGCAGAGAGGAGTAATCTCATACCCCTCTCCAGTCACCGGGCATCTCCAAACCCAGTAGCAATGGAAACCAGAAATGACAACAG GCAGTCGGTGCCTGTCCAGTTCCAGTATTTCTTACCAACATACCCACCCTCTGCCTACCCTCTGACTGCACACACCTATACCCCCATCACCAGCTCAGTGTCCACCATCCGCCAGTATCCAG TTTCAGCCCAGGCGCCCAACTCTGCCATCACGGCTCAGACTGGCGTTGGAGTGGCCTCCACTGTGCACCTCAACCCCATGCAGCTGATGACTGTAGATGCATCTCATGCCCGGCACATCCAGGGGATCCAGCCGGCACCCATCAGTGCGCAGGGGATCCAGCCAGCGCCAATCAGTGCCCAGGGCATTCAGCCAGCACCAATCGGGACGCAAGGACTCCACCCCGCTGCACCAATTGGCAcacaggggctgcagccagcaccaATCAGTGCTCAGCAGCCACAAGCTGACACCAAGACTTCAG CAGTAGTCTTGGCAGATGGAGCCACCATTGTAGCCAATCCTATTAGCAACACATTCAACACGGCTTCTGCAGCAACTACGGTCGTGCAAACCCATAGCCAGAGTGCCAGTGCCAGTGCACCAGCCCAGGGCTCTTCCCCACGCCCAAGCATCCTCCGGAAGAAACCAACAACAGATGG GCTGGCAGTCCGGAAAAGCTTAATTCCACCTCAGCCACCTGAAGTAGCTAGCACACGTGTAGAGAATACCATGCGAAGCACATCTGGATCACCAAGGCCTGCAGG TGCCAAGCCAAAACCTGAAATTCACGTGTCCATGGCCACTCCAGTCACTGTGTCTATGGAGGCAGTGCCTAACCAAGGCGGTGAGCAGCCCACCATTGCGgtcccccccacctcccagcaGCCCCCCTCTGCCATTCCGACCATCATCGCAGCAGCCAGTCCCACCTCGCAGCCTGCAGCAGCGCTCTCCAGCATTCCAGGAGCTGTCCCGGCCGCTCCACCTACTTCTACTACGATTGTGGCAGCACCTGCTCCTCCATCAACCATGAGTGGTGCCCTGTCAGCGGTGCTGGGTCCTGCGGTGCCagagataaaaatcaaagaGGAAGTGGAGCCTATGGACATCATGCGGCCAGTATCTG CGGTCCCTCCTTTGACTACCAGTACTGTGTCTCCGTCTTTGGCATTGCTGGCCAACAACCTTTCAATGCCTCCAAGTGATTTGCCACCTGGTGCCTCCCCGAGGAAGAAACCCCGTAAGCAGCAGCATGTCATCTCCACAGAGGAAGGGGACATGATGGAAACAAACAGCACTGATGATGAGAAATCCACTGCCAAAAATTTGCTGgtgaaggcagagaagagaaagtcaCCTCCAAAGGAGTATATAG ATGAGGAAGGTGTAAGATACGTCCCTGTGCGTCCAAGGCCGCCTATCACACTGCTCCGTCATTATCGCAATCCTTGGAAAGCTGCCTACCACCACTTCCAGAGATACAGCGATGTGCGGGTAAAAG AAGAGAAGAAGGCTATGCTGCAGGAGATTGCCAATCAGAAGGGTGTATCCTGTCGCGCACAAGGGTGGAAGGTCCATCTCTGTGCGGCACAGCTACTGCAGCTG GTCTGA